From Pyrenophora tritici-repentis strain M4 chromosome 1, whole genome shotgun sequence, the proteins below share one genomic window:
- a CDS encoding CaiC, Acyl-CoA synthetase (AMP-forming)-AMP-acid ligase II, producing the protein MTHGIFNSNWSRFLHPNAPDPKTFKYHPDNKAVFASPYGPFAHTPEDLNVHELCFLPGTPLPEDYPLIINAATEEVVTLHSFHARVCALSRVLRFDGPNPLGLGRSPVDDKEDGEILGLFSRNHIHYPMVTHACFRAELVFGGISPASTPYELWWVLRKMQVTSIMCHETLLPVLNKAFKLGSGDGDSLPLKLVLNPKKVVVLSDNPRLNTISEYRTIESLVRTGEELLERPWRLHGGNRMAYLFQSSGTSGLPKAMMITHRNACHSGIQSVVGSIQAARYAGVEPLQPAAMLGVIPMYHSYGMLLYILRVNMAPITSIMLPKWDVELALKSIEKYKVGYLPLVPPQVRQLAQSPLTEKYDLSSVVSASSGAAYLPSDVAYQLAKKLPQGAANPVPSGYGMSEALSIASAPAPGIFGLAPVLPGMIGYLLCGMQARVVDPDTLQDVSKGSKGELWVRGLVVTPGYFKDPKATADLFTEPGWLRTGDLVMRDEHDRIHYLDRLKEMIKVKGLQVAATEVEDTLLEHPERLVRDACVAGVDNGRGDGSLFVRAWVVLSPEGEKQGEEAVAKKLHGFIEGRLSRHKWMTGGIEVVESIPRTPSGKMLRREMRDRFHARMRSSNGSAKL; encoded by the exons TACCACCCTGACAACAAAGCTGTATTCGCCTCGCCCTATGGTCCTTTTGCTCATACACCCGAGGACCTCAATGTTCACGAACTCTGCTTTCTACCTGGCACTCCATTACCCGAAGACTACCCTCTGATCATTAATGCCGCCACAGAGGAAGTCGTCACACTTCATAGCTTTCACGCTCGGGTTTGTGCACTGTCACGTGTTCTACGATTCGACGGACCCAACCCGCTAGGTCTAGGCCGCAGCCCGGTAGACGATAAAGAAGATGGGGAGATCTTGGGACTGTTTTCGCGAAATCATATCCATTATCCAATGGTAACGCATGCATGTTTCCGAGCCGAGCTGGTATTTGGCGGTATCAGCCCAGCGAGTACACCTTACGAGCTGTGGTGGGTACTAAGAAAGATGCAAGTCACGAGCATCATGTGTCACGAGACATTGCTTCCCGTCTTGAACAAGGCATTCAAATTAGGTTCCGGGGACGGCGACAGCCTGCCCCTGAAGCTTGTGTTGAATCCCAAGAAGGTCGTCGTGTTGAGCGACAACCCGCGACTAAATACTATTTCTGAATACCGTACAATCGAGTCACTCGTCAGGACAGGCGAAGAATTGCTTGAGAGGCCGTGGAGACTGCACGGCGGAAACCGAATGGCATATTTGTTCCAATCGTCAGGCACATCTGGTTTGCCAAAGGCGATGATGATTACACACAGAAACGCCTGTCACTCTGGCATTCAAAGTGTCGTCGGTTCCATCCAAGCCGCACGATATGCAGGAGTTGAGCCACTGCAGCCAGCAGCTATGCTCGGCGTGATACCCATGTACCACTCATACGGCATGCTTCTCTACATTCTCCGCGTGAATATGGCACCCATCACCAGCATCATGCTCCCGAAGTGGGATGTTGAGCTCGCACTCAAGAGCATTGAAAAGTACAAGGTCGGATACCTTCCGCTCGTGCCACCTCAAGTGCGCCAGCTCGCTCAGAGCCCACTCACGGAAAAGTACGACTTGAGCTCTGTAGTAAGCGCTTCGAGTGGAGCGGCATACCTACCATCAGATGTCGCATACCAATTAGCGAAAAAGTTACCCCAAGGCGCCGCAAACCCTGTGCCTAGCGGTTACGGTATGAGCGAAGCGCTCAGTATCGCAAGCGCACCTGCACCCGGCATATTTGGTCTTGCGCCGGTACTGCCAGGGATGATTGGCTACCTGCTCTGCGGCATGCAAGCCCGCGTCGTAGACCCAGATACACTACAAGATGTATCTAAAGGCTCAAAGGGTGAACTCTGGGTCCGGGGCCTTGTAGTGACGCCCGGATACTTCAAAGACCCAAAGGCAACAGCAGACCTCTTCACTGAGCCTGGCTGGCTGCGAACAGGCGATCTGGTCATGCGCGACGAACATGACCGCATCCACTACCTCGATCGGCTCAAAGAAATGATCAAGGTAAAAGGCTTACAGGTTGCTGCTACAGAAGTTGAAGACACGCTACTTGAGCACCCAGAACGTCTCGTTCGCGATGCATGTGTAGCTGGTGTTGACAACGGCCGCGGTGACGGCTCTTTGTTTGTCAGAGCCTGGGTCGTACTTAGCCCCGAGGGAGAGAAGCAAGGCGAGGAAGCCGTAGCGAAGAAGCTTCATGGATTTATCGAGGGGCGCTTAAGTCGGCATAAGTGGATGACTGGTGGAATCGAAGTCGTGGAATCG ATTCCCAGGACGCCATCAGGAAAAATGCTGAGGCGCGAGATGCGGGATCGGTTCCATGCGCGTATGAGGAGCAGCAATGGCAGCGCAAAGCTATAG